A stretch of the uncultured Cohaesibacter sp. genome encodes the following:
- a CDS encoding bifunctional riboflavin kinase/FAD synthetase, translating into MMALAPTFSDIQHPQQSLPETLRGGVVAIGNFDGMHRGHQAVLEDAMLEARGAGLKAIMLTFEPHPRSVFRPDHPVFRLTPHAEKAQLAKALGLDGIVSLAFTKDFSQQSPDRFIKDMLMDGLAARKVISGYDFHFGKDRAGTPDYLRDAGKAQGFGVTIVDMKADRSGDAVSSTRIRQALEDGAVDTANRLLGYRHFFSGTIVHGAKNGRKLGYPTANMTLPDNSRLREGVYAVRLVRKNGEMHNGVASFGRRPMFDNGPRIFEVHIFDFSGDLYGEEVKVILFGHLREEAKFESLDALVQQMDRDSAQARCLLSAVPPLSELEQRLWL; encoded by the coding sequence ATGATGGCCCTAGCCCCTACTTTCTCCGATATCCAGCATCCGCAACAGTCTTTGCCTGAGACTTTGCGCGGTGGTGTCGTGGCGATCGGTAATTTTGACGGGATGCATCGTGGCCATCAAGCGGTGTTGGAAGATGCCATGCTGGAAGCGCGCGGGGCCGGTCTGAAGGCGATCATGCTGACCTTTGAGCCGCATCCGCGCTCGGTCTTTCGCCCCGATCATCCGGTTTTTCGCCTGACGCCACACGCAGAAAAAGCCCAGCTTGCCAAGGCGCTTGGGCTTGACGGCATCGTGTCGCTGGCCTTCACCAAAGACTTTTCACAGCAATCCCCGGATCGCTTCATCAAGGACATGCTGATGGATGGCCTTGCAGCGCGGAAAGTGATTTCCGGCTATGACTTCCATTTTGGCAAAGATCGGGCAGGAACGCCTGATTACTTGCGCGATGCAGGCAAGGCGCAGGGCTTTGGCGTCACCATCGTCGACATGAAGGCCGACCGTTCGGGTGATGCCGTCTCGTCAACCCGCATTCGGCAGGCTCTGGAAGATGGGGCGGTCGATACTGCCAACCGGCTGCTTGGCTACCGGCATTTCTTTTCAGGCACCATCGTGCATGGGGCGAAAAATGGTAGAAAGCTCGGTTATCCCACTGCCAATATGACCCTGCCGGACAATAGTCGCCTGCGCGAAGGCGTCTATGCTGTGCGTCTGGTGCGCAAGAATGGCGAGATGCATAATGGGGTGGCCAGCTTTGGCCGCCGACCGATGTTTGACAACGGACCGCGCATCTTTGAAGTCCATATATTTGACTTTTCAGGCGATCTTTATGGCGAAGAGGTCAAGGTGATCCTGTTTGGCCATTTGCGCGAAGAGGCGAAATTTGAAAGCCTTGATGCGCTGGTTCAACAGATGGATCGCGACAGTGCGCAAGCCCGTTGCCTGCTCTCTGCAGTTCCTCCTCTCTCCGAGCTTGAACAGCGCCTTTGGCTCTAA
- the lspA gene encoding signal peptidase II: protein MSARIIGFAVAALALIADQALKLWLLLEFDLANKVANNGPIHLTSFFDLILAWNKGVSFGLFQQDDPTGQIVLIMVAALACGLLVAWIGRMEFGMTAAAAGLILGGALGNALDRIMHGAVVDLFHFYWGDFSWYVFNLADVWIVVGVALLVYDSFFGPSAKAEKAAGK, encoded by the coding sequence ATGTCTGCACGAATTATCGGCTTTGCCGTTGCCGCCCTGGCTTTGATCGCCGATCAGGCTTTGAAATTGTGGCTGCTGCTGGAATTTGATCTCGCCAACAAGGTCGCCAATAACGGCCCGATTCACCTGACCTCGTTCTTTGATCTCATCCTCGCATGGAACAAGGGCGTTTCGTTTGGTCTGTTCCAACAGGATGACCCAACTGGCCAGATCGTACTGATCATGGTTGCGGCTCTGGCCTGTGGCCTGCTGGTTGCATGGATCGGCCGGATGGAATTTGGCATGACGGCTGCTGCGGCGGGGCTGATTCTGGGCGGAGCGCTTGGCAACGCTCTGGACCGGATCATGCATGGCGCGGTGGTTGACCTGTTCCACTTCTATTGGGGTGATTTCAGCTGGTATGTGTTCAATCTGGCCGATGTATGGATTGTTGTCGGCGTGGCTTTGCTGGTCTATGACAGCTTCTTTGGCCCCAGCGCAAAAGCGGAAAAAGCGGCGGGCAAGTGA
- a CDS encoding protein phosphatase CheZ, which produces MTNAKQINAEKVSQLVAFLEQSKGEDVSLTDIMSLAEVMAGSLESHLKSMDASVYKEFLAIANEISSMKDEIAALRPAEMRHNAIPDAGRELDAVVEATENATNIIMSSAEEIMSADPSDTDAYQALVNDKVIEIFEACSFQDITGQRISKVVHALHVIDKRVSTFVERMKMQNIDDAELEESEHERRKRELILHGPQHAGEGVNQNDVDAMLADLDFKAKPEKESGASNQDDIDALFD; this is translated from the coding sequence ATGACCAACGCAAAACAAATCAATGCGGAGAAGGTCTCGCAATTGGTTGCCTTTCTTGAACAGAGCAAAGGCGAGGACGTTTCCCTGACCGACATCATGTCTCTGGCAGAAGTCATGGCCGGCAGTCTTGAATCCCATCTCAAGAGTATGGATGCCTCCGTCTATAAAGAATTCCTGGCGATTGCCAACGAGATCTCCTCCATGAAGGACGAGATCGCGGCTCTTCGTCCGGCAGAAATGCGCCATAATGCCATACCCGATGCTGGACGCGAGCTTGACGCGGTGGTCGAGGCAACGGAAAATGCGACCAACATCATCATGTCGTCCGCTGAGGAGATCATGTCCGCTGATCCAAGCGATACGGATGCCTATCAGGCCCTCGTGAACGACAAGGTCATTGAGATTTTTGAAGCCTGTTCCTTCCAGGACATTACCGGTCAGCGTATCAGCAAGGTTGTTCATGCGCTCCATGTGATCGACAAGCGGGTCTCCACCTTCGTTGAACGCATGAAAATGCAGAATATCGATGATGCGGAATTGGAAGAAAGCGAGCACGAACGCCGCAAGCGCGAACTGATCCTGCACGGTCCGCAGCATGCGGGCGAAGGGGTCAATCAAAATGACGTTGATGCCATGCTTGCCGATCTGGATTTCAAGGCCAAGCCGGAAAAAGAATCCGGGGCGAGCAATCAGGACGACATCGACGCCCTCTTCGACTAA
- a CDS encoding response regulator — MALDLSMPVLVVDDYKTMIRIIKNLLKQLGFEDVDDAADGTEALAKMQDRRYGLVISDWNMEPMTGYELLKQVRASDSLSKTPFIMVTAESKTENVIAAKKAGVNNYIVKPFNAATLKTKIDAVFDN; from the coding sequence ATGGCCCTCGATCTTTCAATGCCGGTACTGGTTGTCGACGACTATAAAACCATGATCCGGATTATCAAGAACCTGCTCAAGCAGCTGGGTTTCGAAGATGTAGATGATGCAGCAGATGGCACCGAAGCGCTTGCGAAAATGCAAGATCGCCGTTACGGCCTCGTGATTTCCGACTGGAACATGGAACCGATGACCGGTTATGAGCTGCTGAAACAGGTTCGCGCCAGCGATAGCCTGTCCAAGACCCCATTCATCATGGTCACGGCTGAGTCCAAGACCGAAAACGTGATTGCAGCGAAAAAGGCCGGTGTGAACAACTACATCGTGAAGCCATTCAACGCAGCAACGTTGAAAACCAAAATCGACGCTGTCTTCGACAATTAA
- a CDS encoding MaoC family dehydratase, whose translation MSGQETSLQAKTVYFEDMSVGQGVSLTHKVTQSDIATFAELSGDHNPIHVDKAFGEASRFGGNIAHGLFTASLVSTLLGMQLPGIGTIYLGQSLQFKAPVRPGDEVVVSVTIRELVARGRRVILDCSAKVGDVEVLCGEATVLAPKKPIAA comes from the coding sequence ATGAGTGGACAAGAAACCAGCCTACAGGCCAAGACTGTATATTTCGAAGATATGTCTGTCGGTCAGGGTGTCAGCCTGACCCATAAAGTCACGCAAAGCGATATTGCGACCTTTGCCGAACTCTCCGGCGATCACAATCCGATCCATGTGGACAAGGCGTTTGGTGAAGCAAGCCGCTTTGGGGGCAACATTGCCCATGGACTGTTTACCGCGAGCCTTGTCTCGACCCTGTTGGGCATGCAACTGCCGGGCATTGGGACCATCTATCTGGGCCAGTCGTTGCAATTCAAGGCCCCGGTGCGCCCCGGAGACGAAGTGGTTGTCTCGGTGACCATCCGCGAGCTGGTCGCGCGGGGAAGACGGGTCATACTGGATTGTTCGGCAAAAGTGGGAGATGTGGAAGTGCTCTGCGGCGAGGCAACCGTGCTTGCGCCGAAAAAGCCGATTGCGGCTTAA
- the ileS gene encoding isoleucine--tRNA ligase gives MTEARDYSKTLYLPQTEFPMRAGLPKNEPKLTARWDEMDLYRKLRDQSKGREKYVLHDGPPYANGNLHIGHALNKTIKDIIVRSFQMRGYDSNYVPGWDCHGLPIEWKIEEKYRKKGKNKDAVEINEFRNECREFAREWVGIQSGEFKRLGVIGDFQTPYLTMSYDAEARIAGELMKFAMSGQLFQGSKPVMWSIVEKTALAEAEVEYQDHTSHTIWVRFPVTGVHGTVAEDQLDALLDADVVIWTTTPWTIPGNRAICYSKAISYGLYEITQAADDNWGKVGDKLIVADALAESIFKAARVDGYERKFDVDPSLISECSHPFNGVEGAEGYYDFDVPVIDGDHVTEDAGTGFVHTAPGHGAEDYDVFVANRERFAECGTPDVPHTVAEDGSYYPHVTLFQGLYILNRKGGEGTTNSAVIDKLVEVGALLARGKVKHSYPHSWRSKAPLIFRNTPQWFIAMDRNIDGEGDTLRARALKAIDDTRFVPATGQTRLRSMIETRPDWVISRQRAWGVPITIFIKKDDPTVVLQDEKVNQRVFDAFMTEGADAWFAEGAKERFLGSDYDAAEWDKVDDILDVWFDSGSTHAFCLEQREDLKWPADLYMEGSDQHRGWFHSSLLESCGTRGRAPYDAVLTHGFTMAEDGRKMSKSLGNTIAPQDIIKQYGADILRLWVATCDYTDDQRIGPEILKTSADAYRKMRNTIRWMLGSLSHYDGEAVALADMPELERLMLHRLHELDAMVRTSYDNFDFKRVMHELNYFMGIELSAFYFDVRKDALYCDAPSSTRRKAALYVIHELFMHLTAWLAPILPFTMEETWLSRFPSETDSVHFRQFPDVSSEWKDVDLAAKWSKIKTLRRVVTGALEIERKEKRIGSSLEAAPKVYVTDKDILTAMAGIDLAEIAITSQAELIEDTAPEGAFTIDDVAGVGVVPALAQGNKCQRSWKILPEVGSDADYPDLCPRDAAAMREIEAA, from the coding sequence ATGACTGAAGCACGCGATTACTCCAAAACGCTTTACCTACCCCAGACCGAATTCCCCATGCGCGCAGGCCTGCCCAAGAATGAACCCAAGCTGACCGCCCGCTGGGACGAGATGGACCTTTATCGCAAGCTGCGCGATCAATCGAAGGGCCGCGAGAAATATGTGCTGCATGATGGCCCTCCCTATGCCAACGGCAACCTGCATATCGGCCACGCACTGAACAAGACCATCAAGGATATCATCGTCCGGTCGTTCCAGATGCGCGGATACGATTCCAACTATGTGCCGGGCTGGGATTGCCACGGTCTGCCAATCGAGTGGAAGATCGAAGAGAAATACCGCAAGAAGGGCAAGAATAAAGACGCCGTTGAAATCAACGAATTCCGCAATGAATGCCGTGAATTCGCTCGCGAATGGGTCGGTATCCAGTCCGGCGAATTCAAGCGCCTTGGCGTGATCGGTGATTTCCAGACCCCATATCTGACCATGAGCTATGACGCCGAAGCGCGCATTGCTGGCGAGTTGATGAAATTTGCCATGTCTGGACAGCTGTTCCAGGGCTCCAAGCCTGTCATGTGGTCGATCGTTGAGAAAACCGCTCTGGCCGAGGCCGAGGTGGAGTATCAGGACCACACCTCGCACACCATCTGGGTTCGTTTCCCTGTGACCGGTGTGCATGGGACAGTGGCGGAAGACCAACTCGATGCCTTGCTTGATGCCGACGTGGTCATCTGGACCACCACCCCTTGGACGATCCCCGGCAACCGCGCCATTTGCTATTCCAAGGCGATCTCCTATGGTCTTTATGAGATCACGCAAGCAGCAGATGACAATTGGGGCAAAGTCGGAGACAAGCTGATTGTCGCAGACGCGCTGGCAGAAAGCATCTTCAAGGCCGCTCGCGTCGATGGCTATGAGCGCAAGTTCGATGTTGACCCAAGCCTGATTTCTGAATGCTCCCATCCATTCAACGGTGTTGAAGGTGCTGAGGGCTATTATGATTTCGACGTACCGGTGATTGATGGAGACCATGTGACCGAGGATGCGGGTACGGGCTTTGTTCATACCGCTCCGGGCCATGGCGCGGAAGATTATGATGTTTTCGTCGCCAACCGCGAGCGCTTTGCCGAATGTGGCACTCCAGATGTGCCGCATACGGTTGCTGAGGATGGATCCTATTATCCGCATGTCACATTGTTCCAGGGGCTTTATATCCTCAACCGCAAGGGCGGCGAAGGCACCACCAACTCAGCTGTCATCGACAAGCTGGTGGAAGTCGGCGCATTGCTGGCTCGCGGCAAGGTGAAACACTCCTATCCGCATAGCTGGCGTTCAAAAGCCCCGCTGATCTTCCGCAACACGCCGCAATGGTTCATCGCGATGGACCGCAATATCGATGGCGAAGGCGACACCCTGCGTGCTCGCGCCCTGAAAGCCATTGATGATACCCGGTTTGTGCCAGCAACCGGTCAGACGCGCCTGCGCTCGATGATCGAAACCCGTCCAGACTGGGTGATTTCCCGTCAGCGTGCTTGGGGCGTGCCGATCACCATTTTCATCAAAAAAGACGATCCCACCGTCGTATTGCAGGATGAAAAGGTCAATCAACGCGTCTTTGACGCATTCATGACCGAGGGCGCGGACGCGTGGTTTGCAGAAGGGGCAAAAGAACGCTTCCTTGGCAGTGATTATGACGCAGCCGAATGGGACAAGGTCGACGACATTCTCGACGTCTGGTTTGATTCCGGCTCGACCCATGCTTTCTGCCTTGAGCAGCGCGAAGATCTGAAATGGCCTGCCGATTTGTATATGGAAGGCTCAGACCAGCATCGCGGCTGGTTCCATTCTTCCCTTCTGGAAAGCTGTGGCACCCGTGGTCGCGCGCCCTATGACGCGGTTCTGACCCATGGCTTCACCATGGCCGAAGATGGCCGCAAGATGTCCAAGTCCCTTGGCAACACCATCGCACCGCAAGACATCATCAAGCAATATGGTGCTGACATTCTGCGCCTGTGGGTGGCGACTTGCGATTATACGGACGATCAGCGCATCGGGCCTGAAATCCTGAAAACCAGCGCTGATGCCTATCGCAAGATGCGCAACACGATCCGCTGGATGCTGGGCAGCCTTTCGCATTATGATGGCGAAGCAGTTGCGCTTGCCGATATGCCGGAACTTGAGCGCCTGATGCTGCACCGTCTCCATGAGCTTGATGCCATGGTGCGGACTTCCTATGACAATTTCGATTTCAAGCGAGTGATGCATGAATTGAACTATTTCATGGGAATCGAGCTGTCTGCCTTCTATTTCGACGTCCGCAAGGATGCGCTTTATTGTGATGCCCCAAGCTCGACCCGCCGCAAGGCTGCGCTTTATGTCATCCATGAGCTGTTCATGCATCTGACTGCCTGGCTGGCCCCTATTCTGCCATTCACCATGGAAGAAACCTGGTTGAGCCGCTTCCCTTCGGAGACAGATTCGGTGCATTTCCGTCAGTTTCCGGATGTATCAAGCGAGTGGAAAGATGTCGATCTGGCTGCCAAGTGGAGCAAGATCAAGACTTTGCGTCGTGTGGTCACCGGTGCGTTGGAAATCGAGCGCAAGGAAAAACGGATTGGTTCTTCTTTGGAAGCCGCGCCGAAAGTGTATGTAACCGACAAGGACATTCTGACGGCTATGGCAGGCATCGATCTTGCGGAAATCGCCATCACATCTCAGGCCGAGTTGATCGAAGACACTGCGCCAGAAGGGGCCTTCACGATTGATGACGTGGCTGGCGTCGGCGTGGTGCCAGCTCTTGCACAAGGCAACAAGTGTCAGCGCAGTTGGAAGATCCTGCCAGAGGTTGGCAGCGATGCGGATTATCCGGATCTTTGCCCGCGCGATGCTGCGGCCATGCGCGAGATCGAAGCGGCCTGA
- a CDS encoding N-acetylmuramoyl-L-alanine amidase codes for MTDLFAPNPYTIRNHRLFHLGTPIRFLRSPNQSADFAPRGIILHDTAGRLEKGHAVNWFLKAEARASAHLIVERDGAVTQQVGFDRRAWHAGKSRYRDEDNVNGFAFGIELVNVGKCVKLRDNHLQSWFKERYRDGTDGLSFAFASSKAHGKGWWLDYTEAQLRTLTALCQVLIARYDLSFIATHWEISPGRKIDPNPLFPLQSLRATLFGAAGDGAGPLLLADANLRRWPSYHDNIIKVLAKGTPIHIIRSGTYNALGHPEIWHLAEADGQQGWLHHSLVELDG; via the coding sequence ATGACCGATCTCTTCGCACCCAATCCCTACACGATCCGCAATCACCGCCTGTTCCATCTGGGCACGCCCATCCGCTTTCTGCGCTCGCCCAACCAGTCCGCAGATTTTGCCCCCCGTGGCATCATCCTGCATGACACCGCCGGACGGCTGGAAAAGGGCCATGCGGTCAATTGGTTTTTAAAGGCCGAAGCCCGTGCCTCCGCCCATCTGATCGTTGAACGCGACGGCGCGGTGACCCAGCAGGTGGGCTTTGATCGTCGCGCCTGGCATGCGGGCAAGAGCCGCTATCGCGACGAGGACAATGTCAATGGCTTTGCCTTCGGAATCGAACTGGTCAATGTGGGCAAATGCGTCAAGCTGCGCGACAATCATCTGCAAAGCTGGTTCAAGGAACGCTATCGCGATGGCACTGACGGGCTTTCCTTTGCTTTCGCCTCGAGCAAGGCCCACGGCAAGGGCTGGTGGCTCGACTATACAGAGGCGCAATTGCGCACGCTCACCGCGCTCTGCCAGGTGCTGATTGCGCGCTACGATCTGTCTTTCATTGCCACCCATTGGGAAATATCGCCGGGCCGCAAGATCGACCCCAACCCGCTATTCCCGCTGCAAAGCTTGCGTGCAACCCTGTTTGGGGCAGCGGGGGATGGGGCAGGCCCGCTGCTGCTGGCCGACGCTAACTTGCGCCGCTGGCCATCCTATCACGACAATATCATCAAGGTTCTGGCCAAGGGCACGCCGATCCACATCATCCGCTCCGGCACCTATAATGCCCTGGGTCACCCGGAAATCTGGCATCTGGCCGAAGCCGACGGCCAGCAAGGCTGGCTCCATCATTCCCTCGTCGAACTCGACGGCTGA
- a CDS encoding electron transfer flavoprotein-ubiquinone oxidoreductase, whose protein sequence is MADMNELPERESMEFDVVIVGAGPAGLSAAIRIKQLAEEKGEDISVVVLEKGSEVGAHILSGAVIDPIALTRLIPDWREDDSCPVKVAVKKDVFRLLGPAGAIRLPNALMPPLMNNHGNYTISLGNLCRWLAEKAEAMGVEIYPGFAAAEVLYDENGAVRGVATGDMGVGKDGQPKDSYMRGMELLGKYTLIGEGVRGSLAKKLIAKYDLDKDCDVPKFGIGIKELWDIDPAKHNEGLVEHSFGWPLSEGTGGGSFLYHLENNQVVVGFVVYLNYKNPHLSPFEEFQRFKTHPAVRETFEGGTRVSYGARCIAEGGYQSVPRLTFPGGALIGCSAGFVNVPRIKGIHNAMDSGMQVAEALIGAVAEGRSHDELTAYEDGWRKGPIGKDLFKVRNVKPFWAKYGLTFGVSLGGLDMWLNSLFGFSPFGTLKHGKTDAESTLPADKCKPITYPKPDGKLTFDRLSSVFLSGTNHEEDQPCHLVVGNMELQKSSEHDIYGGLSKNYCPAGVYEWVEDETDPSKVNYVINAQNCVHCKTCDIKDPNGNIMWTVPEGAGGPTYPNM, encoded by the coding sequence ATGGCAGACATGAACGAACTTCCCGAACGCGAAAGCATGGAATTCGACGTAGTGATCGTCGGGGCCGGACCTGCGGGCCTGTCGGCGGCCATTCGAATCAAACAACTGGCTGAGGAAAAAGGCGAAGACATCTCTGTCGTCGTGCTGGAAAAAGGCTCCGAAGTCGGTGCTCATATTCTTTCTGGTGCTGTGATTGACCCCATTGCCCTCACCCGTCTGATCCCGGATTGGCGCGAGGATGACAGCTGCCCGGTGAAAGTTGCCGTCAAGAAAGATGTGTTCCGTCTGCTTGGCCCTGCTGGTGCGATCCGTCTGCCAAATGCTCTGATGCCGCCTCTGATGAACAATCATGGCAATTATACCATTTCGCTGGGCAATCTGTGCCGCTGGCTGGCCGAAAAGGCCGAGGCGATGGGTGTAGAAATCTATCCGGGCTTTGCCGCCGCCGAAGTGCTTTATGACGAAAATGGCGCGGTGCGCGGTGTTGCGACCGGCGACATGGGTGTCGGCAAAGACGGTCAGCCGAAGGACTCCTATATGCGCGGCATGGAATTGCTGGGCAAATATACTCTGATCGGCGAAGGGGTGCGCGGGTCGCTGGCCAAGAAGCTGATTGCCAAATACGACCTCGACAAGGATTGCGACGTGCCGAAATTCGGCATCGGGATCAAGGAATTGTGGGATATTGACCCAGCCAAGCATAATGAAGGGCTGGTTGAGCATAGCTTTGGCTGGCCACTATCGGAAGGCACAGGCGGGGGCTCCTTCCTCTATCACCTTGAAAACAATCAGGTGGTGGTCGGGTTCGTGGTCTATCTCAACTACAAGAATCCGCATCTGTCACCATTCGAAGAATTCCAGCGCTTCAAGACCCATCCGGCTGTGCGTGAGACGTTTGAAGGGGGCACGCGCGTATCCTATGGTGCCCGCTGTATTGCCGAGGGTGGCTACCAGTCCGTGCCGCGCCTGACTTTCCCGGGTGGCGCACTGATCGGCTGTTCAGCCGGTTTCGTCAACGTGCCGCGCATCAAGGGCATCCACAATGCCATGGATTCGGGCATGCAGGTGGCCGAAGCCCTGATTGGAGCTGTCGCGGAAGGCCGCAGCCATGACGAACTCACCGCTTATGAGGATGGCTGGCGTAAAGGACCGATCGGCAAGGATCTGTTCAAGGTGCGCAACGTCAAACCATTCTGGGCCAAATATGGCCTGACGTTTGGTGTGTCTCTTGGTGGCCTTGATATGTGGCTCAACAGCCTGTTTGGCTTCTCGCCATTTGGCACTCTGAAACATGGCAAAACCGACGCGGAAAGCACCCTGCCCGCCGACAAATGCAAGCCGATCACCTATCCAAAACCGGATGGAAAACTGACTTTTGATCGTCTGAGTTCTGTCTTCCTGTCTGGCACCAATCACGAGGAAGACCAGCCATGTCATCTGGTGGTGGGCAATATGGAGCTTCAGAAAAGCTCCGAGCATGACATTTATGGCGGCCTGTCGAAGAATTACTGCCCGGCAGGTGTCTATGAATGGGTTGAGGACGAGACAGATCCGTCCAAGGTCAACTATGTCATCAATGCCCAGAACTGCGTCCATTGCAAGACGTGTGACATCAAGGATCCGAACGGAAACATCATGTGGACCGTGCCGGAGGGTGCTGGTGGGCCGACATATCCGAACATGTAG
- a CDS encoding MATE family efflux transporter, with protein MLDQSNGPEGLGKPVFDTAPVYTPDEKGSFISVGTEFRATLALAWPLVLTQVAQFSLQTTDVIMMGWLGRDHLAAGSLASALMHPLQVFGIGAVTAVAPMVAQAIGSNDTPSIRRTARQGIWIAFLIAVMLMMILFQGEQLFLLAGQERDTSAMSQTYLNYAAFALFPALGFLAMRGLVAAHSETAVILMITILSIFVNAAGNYVLMFGHFGFPRMELAGAGLSTAIVNCFIFAALLLYVAKRRTYAPYDLFARFWKPDWPRFWEMLRLGIPIGLMIMIEVGLFAAATMLMGWLGKDALAAHTVAMQCAAFAFMVPLGLSQATTIRTGIAYGRKSRYGVKVAGWVSIFMGTGFMVGTCCLFLTIPTFFISLFLDPSEAINKVPFGLAVTFLAYAGLFQIVDGLQAMTAGALRGLGDTRGPMLIALFGYWGCGFPIAYILGFQFGWGGEGIWAGLAIGLAVTGVILAFRFHHRERLGLIKF; from the coding sequence ATGCTCGACCAGTCCAATGGACCAGAAGGGTTAGGGAAGCCTGTCTTTGACACTGCCCCTGTTTACACCCCCGATGAAAAAGGCTCCTTCATATCCGTTGGCACGGAATTCCGCGCGACATTGGCGCTTGCCTGGCCGCTGGTTCTGACCCAAGTGGCCCAGTTTTCCCTGCAAACCACCGATGTCATCATGATGGGGTGGCTGGGGCGCGATCACCTGGCCGCCGGCTCGTTGGCGTCCGCCCTGATGCATCCGCTACAGGTCTTTGGTATTGGAGCGGTGACCGCAGTTGCCCCGATGGTGGCTCAAGCCATTGGCTCCAACGATACACCATCCATTCGCCGAACCGCCCGGCAAGGCATCTGGATTGCCTTCCTGATTGCGGTCATGCTGATGATGATCCTGTTTCAGGGCGAGCAGCTTTTTCTTCTCGCAGGACAGGAGCGGGATACATCCGCCATGTCCCAGACTTATCTCAATTACGCGGCATTTGCCCTTTTTCCTGCGCTCGGCTTTCTGGCAATGCGCGGATTGGTGGCCGCTCATAGCGAGACTGCGGTCATTCTGATGATCACCATCCTGAGCATTTTCGTCAATGCGGCAGGCAATTATGTTCTGATGTTTGGCCATTTCGGCTTCCCGCGCATGGAGCTGGCAGGGGCCGGTCTGTCGACGGCCATCGTCAACTGCTTTATCTTTGCTGCTCTGCTCCTGTATGTGGCAAAACGGCGGACCTATGCTCCCTATGATCTGTTTGCCCGGTTCTGGAAACCCGATTGGCCGCGTTTTTGGGAAATGCTGCGTCTGGGTATTCCCATCGGCCTGATGATCATGATCGAGGTGGGGCTGTTTGCCGCCGCAACCATGCTGATGGGATGGCTGGGCAAGGATGCCCTTGCTGCGCATACGGTTGCCATGCAATGCGCCGCCTTTGCCTTTATGGTGCCGCTTGGCCTCAGTCAGGCAACCACCATCCGCACCGGTATTGCCTATGGCCGCAAGTCCCGCTACGGGGTCAAGGTCGCTGGCTGGGTGTCGATCTTTATGGGCACCGGCTTTATGGTTGGCACCTGTTGCCTGTTCCTGACCATCCCGACCTTCTTCATCAGTCTCTTTCTGGATCCGAGCGAAGCCATCAATAAGGTGCCTTTCGGTCTTGCTGTCACCTTCCTTGCCTATGCGGGCCTGTTCCAGATCGTGGATGGGTTGCAAGCCATGACCGCAGGTGCCTTGCGTGGCTTGGGCGATACGCGTGGTCCAATGTTGATCGCTCTGTTTGGCTATTGGGGCTGCGGCTTCCCGATCGCCTATATCCTTGGCTTCCAGTTTGGCTGGGGAGGGGAGGGCATTTGGGCCGGCCTGGCCATCGGACTGGCGGTGACAGGTGTCATCCTAGCCTTCCGTTTCCATCATAGGGAGCGTCTGGGTCTGATTAAATTCTGA